From one Azospirillum ramasamyi genomic stretch:
- a CDS encoding TorD/DmsD family molecular chaperone — protein MSRAVDHTVPPAVAEEELLRAQVYTLLARLLSRAPDADFLSALSGVAGEGGEFGAALNQLAEAARDSDPAAVEEEFTTLFIGVGGSERTPYGSYYLTGFLNEKPLAELRVDMARLGIARADGVTEPEDHIAALCEMMAGLIGGEFAPEDGGTVDLEAQRAFFDRHVGSWAGRFFADLETSPSARFYRAVGAVGRGFLAVEARAFDLAA, from the coding sequence GTGTCCAGGGCCGTCGATCATACCGTTCCCCCCGCGGTCGCGGAGGAGGAGCTGCTGCGCGCGCAGGTCTACACCCTGCTGGCGCGCCTGCTGTCGCGCGCACCCGACGCGGACTTCCTGAGCGCGCTGTCCGGCGTGGCGGGGGAGGGCGGCGAATTCGGCGCGGCGCTGAACCAGTTGGCCGAAGCGGCGCGCGACAGCGATCCCGCGGCGGTCGAGGAGGAGTTCACGACCCTCTTCATCGGCGTCGGCGGCAGCGAGCGCACTCCCTATGGCTCCTACTACCTGACCGGATTCCTGAACGAGAAGCCGCTGGCGGAGCTGCGCGTCGACATGGCGCGGCTGGGCATCGCCCGCGCGGACGGCGTGACGGAACCCGAGGATCACATCGCAGCGCTGTGCGAGATGATGGCCGGCCTGATCGGCGGCGAATTCGCGCCGGAGGACGGCGGCACGGTCGATCTCGAAGCGCAGCGGGCATTCTTCGACCGCCATGTCGGCTCCTGGGCCGGGCGGTTCTTCGCGGATTTGGAGACCTCGCCGTCGGCCCGTTTCTACCGGGCGGTCGGTGCGGTCGGACGTGGTTTTCTGGCGGTCGAGGCGCGTGCCTTCGACCTTGCGGCGTAA
- a CDS encoding formate dehydrogenase — protein sequence MQNTDKTLARRDLFRVAGLGVGALGAVAAGVTATSGTAEAAPAETVSTGYRETDHVRRVYELSRF from the coding sequence ATGCAGAACACGGACAAGACGCTGGCCCGTCGCGACCTGTTCCGCGTCGCCGGCCTGGGTGTCGGTGCGCTGGGCGCCGTCGCCGCCGGGGTGACCGCGACCAGCGGGACCGCGGAAGCCGCCCCGGCGGAAACCGTCTCCACCGGCTACCGTGAGACCGACCATGTCCGGCGGGTCTACGAACTGAGCCGCTTCTAA
- a CDS encoding formate dehydrogenase subunit alpha, with the protein MLIKKSSATSGGRHLARTLTQTLASATGVTVDRRAFLRTSGIAAGGAALASTMPFGMVKKADAATAAAVAGAPVKQVKSVCTHCSVGCTVVAEVQNGVWIGQEPGFDSPINLGAHCAKGASVREHAHGDRRLRYPMKLVDGKWTRISWDQAIEEVGSKLLSIREQSGPDSVFWLGSAKHSNEQAYLFRKFAAFWGTNNVDHQARICHSTTVAGVANVWGYGAMTNSYNDIQKSRALFFIGSNAAEAHPVSMLHVLKAKEQNNAPLIVADPRFTRTAAKADEYIRFRPGTDVALVWGILWHILQNGWEDKDYIAKRVYGFDDIRAEVAKWTPEEVERVAGVPGSQLQRVARTLAFNRPGTLVWCMGGTQHHIGNNNTRAYCVLQLALGNVGVAGGGTNIFRGHDNVQGATDFGVTSDSLPGYYGLAEGAWRHWARVWDVPYDDVLARFKDKKLMEATGIPVSRWFDGVLEAKENLDQPNPVKGMVFWGHAPNSQVRLPDMKKAMEKLELLVVVDPFPTMTAVLPDRKDNFYLLPAATQFETVGSRTASNRSVQWSDKIMEPLFESKVDHEIMYLFAKKFGFAEPLFKNIKVEGTIPVIEDITREWNRGMWSVGYTGQSPERLKLHMENQHTFDKTTLRAVGGPCDGDYFGLPWPCWGTPEMKHPGTANLYDTSLPVAEGGGAFRARFGVERNGVTLLAEGSYPVGSEIKDGYPEVTMAMLQKLGFDKDLTPEELAVIQKIGGDKIGAVSWTTDLSGGIQRVAIKHGLNPPGNAKARCIAWNFPDPVPIHREPLYTPRRDLVASYPTYADTKSWRVPTLYKSIQDRDVSKEYPIILTSGRLVEYEGGGDETRSNPWLAELQQDMFVEINPFDANNAGIKNGQLVWVEGPEKGKVKVKAMITERVGRGVAFMPFHFGGVFQGQDLRSKYPAGADPIVLGEAANTATTYGYDSVTQMQETKTTLCRIQAA; encoded by the coding sequence ATGCTCATCAAGAAAAGCTCGGCCACCTCGGGCGGCCGTCACCTTGCCCGCACGCTGACCCAGACGCTGGCGTCCGCCACCGGCGTCACCGTCGACCGCCGCGCCTTCCTGCGCACCTCCGGCATCGCCGCCGGCGGCGCCGCGCTCGCCTCCACGATGCCGTTCGGCATGGTGAAGAAGGCCGACGCCGCCACTGCGGCGGCCGTCGCCGGCGCGCCCGTCAAGCAGGTCAAGTCGGTCTGCACCCACTGCTCGGTCGGCTGCACCGTGGTGGCCGAAGTGCAGAACGGCGTCTGGATCGGGCAGGAGCCCGGCTTCGACAGCCCGATCAATCTCGGCGCGCACTGCGCCAAGGGCGCGTCCGTGCGCGAGCACGCCCACGGCGACCGCCGCCTGCGCTATCCGATGAAGTTGGTCGACGGCAAGTGGACCCGGATCAGCTGGGACCAGGCGATCGAGGAGGTCGGCTCCAAGCTGCTGTCGATCCGCGAGCAGTCCGGCCCGGATTCGGTGTTCTGGCTCGGTTCCGCCAAGCACAGCAACGAGCAGGCCTATCTGTTCCGCAAGTTCGCGGCGTTCTGGGGCACCAACAACGTCGACCACCAGGCGCGCATCTGCCACTCCACCACCGTCGCCGGCGTGGCGAACGTCTGGGGCTACGGCGCCATGACGAACAGCTACAACGACATCCAGAAGTCGCGCGCGCTGTTCTTCATCGGCTCCAACGCCGCCGAGGCGCACCCCGTCTCCATGCTGCATGTGCTGAAGGCGAAGGAGCAGAACAACGCGCCGCTGATCGTCGCCGATCCGCGCTTCACCCGTACCGCCGCCAAGGCCGACGAGTATATCCGCTTCCGTCCGGGCACCGACGTGGCGCTGGTCTGGGGCATCCTCTGGCACATTCTGCAGAACGGCTGGGAGGACAAGGACTACATCGCCAAGCGCGTCTACGGCTTCGACGACATCCGCGCCGAAGTCGCCAAGTGGACGCCGGAAGAGGTCGAGCGCGTCGCCGGCGTTCCGGGTTCGCAGCTTCAGCGCGTGGCCCGCACGCTGGCCTTCAACCGTCCGGGCACCCTGGTCTGGTGCATGGGCGGCACCCAGCACCACATCGGCAACAACAACACCCGCGCCTATTGCGTGCTGCAGCTGGCGCTGGGCAATGTCGGCGTGGCCGGCGGCGGCACCAACATCTTCCGCGGCCACGACAACGTGCAGGGCGCGACCGATTTCGGCGTGACCTCCGACAGCCTGCCCGGCTACTACGGCTTGGCCGAGGGCGCGTGGCGCCACTGGGCGCGCGTCTGGGACGTGCCGTACGACGACGTGCTGGCCCGCTTCAAGGACAAGAAGCTGATGGAGGCCACCGGCATCCCGGTGTCCCGTTGGTTCGACGGCGTCCTGGAAGCCAAGGAGAACCTGGACCAGCCGAACCCGGTCAAGGGCATGGTCTTCTGGGGCCACGCGCCGAACAGCCAGGTCCGTCTGCCCGACATGAAGAAGGCGATGGAGAAGCTGGAACTGCTGGTCGTCGTCGATCCGTTCCCGACGATGACCGCCGTTCTGCCCGACCGCAAGGACAACTTCTACCTGCTGCCGGCCGCCACCCAGTTCGAGACCGTCGGGTCGCGCACCGCGTCCAACCGTTCCGTCCAGTGGTCCGACAAGATCATGGAGCCGCTCTTCGAATCGAAGGTGGACCATGAGATCATGTACCTGTTCGCGAAGAAGTTCGGTTTCGCCGAGCCGCTGTTCAAGAACATCAAGGTCGAGGGCACCATCCCGGTGATCGAGGACATCACCCGGGAATGGAACCGCGGCATGTGGTCGGTCGGCTACACCGGTCAGTCGCCGGAGCGGCTGAAGCTGCACATGGAAAATCAGCACACCTTCGACAAGACGACGCTGCGCGCCGTCGGCGGCCCGTGCGACGGCGATTACTTCGGCCTGCCGTGGCCCTGCTGGGGCACGCCGGAGATGAAGCATCCGGGCACGGCCAACCTGTACGACACCTCGCTGCCGGTGGCCGAGGGCGGCGGCGCCTTCCGCGCCCGCTTCGGCGTGGAGCGCAACGGCGTGACGCTGCTGGCCGAGGGCTCCTATCCGGTAGGGTCGGAGATCAAGGACGGCTATCCGGAAGTCACCATGGCGATGCTCCAGAAGCTGGGCTTCGACAAGGATCTGACGCCGGAGGAACTGGCGGTCATCCAGAAGATCGGCGGAGACAAGATCGGCGCCGTGTCCTGGACCACCGACCTGTCGGGCGGCATCCAGCGCGTGGCGATCAAGCACGGCCTGAATCCGCCGGGCAACGCCAAGGCGCGCTGCATCGCCTGGAACTTCCCGGACCCGGTTCCGATCCACCGCGAGCCGCTCTACACGCCGCGCCGTGATCTGGTCGCCAGCTATCCGACCTACGCGGACACCAAGTCCTGGCGCGTGCCGACCCTGTACAAGTCCATCCAGGACCGCGACGTCTCGAAGGAATACCCGATCATCCTCACCTCTGGCCGTCTGGTCGAGTATGAGGGCGGCGGCGACGAGACCCGTTCCAACCCCTGGCTGGCCGAGCTGCAGCAGGACATGTTCGTCGAGATCAACCCGTTCGACGCCAACAACGCCGGCATCAAGAACGGCCAGCTGGTCTGGGTGGAAGGCCCGGAAAAGGGCAAGGTGAAGGTCAAGGCCATGATCACCGAGCGTGTCGGCCGCGGCGTCGCCTTCATGCCTTTCCATTTCGGCGGCGTGTTCCAGGGGCAGGATCTGCGCTCCAAGTACCCGGCCGGGGCCGACCCGATCGTGCTGGGCGAGGCCGCCAACACGGCGACCACCTACGGCTACGATTCGGTGACCCAGATGCAGGAAACCAAGACCACCCTTTGCCGCATCCAGGCGGCCTGA
- the fdh3B gene encoding formate dehydrogenase FDH3 subunit beta, translated as MARMKFLCDAERCIECNACVTACKNEHEVPWGINRRRVVTINDGKPGERTISVACMHCSDAPCMAVCPVDCFYQTAEGVVLHNKDLCIGCGYCFYACPFGAPQYPQAGNFGTRGKMDKCTFCSGGPEADNSEAEYKKYGRNRLAEGKLPLCAEMCSTKALLAGDADKVSDIYRERVTARGFGSGAWGWGTAYETKSGQERGQPGGSLFQGTGGAAGGTPVQKQGL; from the coding sequence ATGGCCCGGATGAAATTCCTGTGCGACGCCGAGCGCTGCATCGAGTGCAACGCCTGCGTCACCGCCTGCAAGAACGAGCATGAGGTGCCTTGGGGCATCAACCGCCGCCGTGTCGTCACCATCAACGACGGCAAGCCGGGGGAGCGGACGATCTCGGTCGCCTGCATGCATTGCTCCGACGCGCCCTGCATGGCGGTCTGCCCGGTCGACTGCTTCTACCAGACCGCCGAAGGCGTGGTCCTGCACAACAAGGATCTGTGCATCGGCTGCGGCTACTGCTTCTACGCCTGCCCGTTCGGTGCGCCGCAGTACCCGCAGGCCGGCAACTTCGGCACCCGCGGCAAGATGGACAAGTGCACCTTCTGCTCGGGTGGTCCCGAGGCCGACAATTCGGAGGCGGAGTACAAGAAGTACGGCCGCAACCGTCTGGCCGAAGGCAAGCTGCCGCTCTGTGCCGAGATGTGCTCGACCAAGGCGCTGCTGGCCGGTGACGCCGACAAGGTGTCGGACATCTACCGCGAGCGCGTCACCGCCCGCGGCTTCGGTTCCGGCGCCTGGGGCTGGGGCACCGCCTACGAGACCAAGTCCGGTCAGGAGCGCGGCCAGCCCGGCGGCTCGCTGTTCCAGGGCACCGGCGGTGCGGCCGGCGGGACTCCTGTGCAGAAGCAGGGGCTGTGA
- a CDS encoding formate dehydrogenase subunit gamma — MKAAAAALLLGFGLACGAASPVAAQSSVRVGGPVDQPVNSQQIDRDAPPVPSQVPGKSIAETWHGIRLGEQGTVSIPNKQAGVLIQSEGEAWRAVRNGPLTEYGTWVLAGIVALLVLFFLVRGRIRIDGEKTGRTIERFNAFERGVHWLTASSFVVLAISGLNVLYGRYTLLPLIGPEPFAAITHYGKLAHNFLGFAFILGVALILVMWARHNIPSRHDLTWFLKAGGLFSKGVHPPAHKFNGGQKIIFWSTVVGGAALGFTGVQLIFPFSFATLEELQLYQLLHAAIAIIMIAIILAHIYIGSVGMEGAFDAMGDGQVELQWAREHHSLWVEEVTGEKVHHGHHHGRPAE, encoded by the coding sequence ATGAAGGCGGCTGCCGCCGCTCTGCTGCTCGGGTTCGGCCTTGCCTGCGGCGCGGCATCGCCCGTCGCGGCGCAGTCCAGCGTCCGTGTCGGCGGTCCGGTCGATCAGCCGGTCAACAGCCAGCAGATCGACCGCGATGCGCCGCCGGTGCCGTCCCAGGTTCCGGGGAAGAGCATAGCGGAAACCTGGCACGGCATCCGCCTGGGCGAGCAGGGCACCGTCTCGATCCCCAACAAGCAGGCCGGCGTTCTGATCCAGTCGGAAGGCGAGGCCTGGCGCGCGGTGCGCAACGGACCGCTTACCGAGTACGGCACCTGGGTGCTCGCCGGCATCGTCGCCCTGCTGGTTCTGTTCTTCCTGGTCCGCGGGCGCATCCGCATCGACGGTGAGAAGACCGGCCGCACCATCGAGCGCTTCAATGCCTTCGAGCGCGGCGTCCACTGGCTGACCGCCAGCAGCTTCGTCGTGCTCGCCATTTCCGGCCTGAACGTGCTGTACGGCCGCTACACGCTGCTGCCGCTGATCGGGCCGGAGCCTTTCGCCGCCATCACCCATTACGGCAAGCTGGCGCACAATTTCCTGGGCTTCGCCTTCATCCTGGGCGTGGCGCTGATCCTTGTCATGTGGGCCCGGCACAACATCCCGTCCCGTCATGACCTGACCTGGTTCCTGAAGGCGGGCGGCCTGTTCTCCAAGGGCGTCCACCCGCCGGCGCACAAGTTCAACGGCGGTCAGAAGATCATCTTCTGGTCCACCGTGGTCGGCGGTGCGGCGCTGGGCTTCACCGGCGTGCAGCTGATCTTCCCCTTCAGCTTCGCAACGCTCGAGGAACTGCAGCTCTATCAGCTGCTCCACGCCGCCATCGCGATCATCATGATCGCCATCATCCTGGCGCACATCTACATCGGCTCCGTCGGCATGGAAGGCGCCTTCGACGCCATGGGCGACGGTCAAGTCGAACTGCAATGGGCGCGCGAGCACCATTCGCTGTGGGTCGAGGAAGTGACCGGCGAGAAGGTGCACCACGGTCACCACCACGGCAGGCCGGCTGAGTAA
- a CDS encoding class II aldolase/adducin family protein, which yields MISHLPERRSVIDGCLAMNRLGINQGMSGNLSHRVEGGFLVTPTSMAYDAMTPDDIVEMGFDGTYLGNRRPSSEWRIHRDILRARPDVMVVLHAHPTFATALAVHGRGIPSFHYMVALAGGDSVRCAPYATFGTQELSDHALTALEGRLACLLANHGMIVLGASVQAALSLGVEIETLARQYLYAQQLGEPRILPPDEIARVAEKMRRMKYGQPVDDNDAPEDTARPRR from the coding sequence ATGATTTCCCATCTCCCCGAACGCCGGTCCGTGATCGACGGCTGCCTCGCCATGAACCGGCTGGGCATCAACCAGGGGATGTCGGGCAACCTGTCGCATCGGGTCGAAGGCGGATTCCTGGTCACGCCGACCAGCATGGCCTACGACGCCATGACCCCGGACGACATCGTCGAGATGGGCTTCGACGGCACCTATCTGGGCAATCGCCGCCCATCGTCGGAATGGCGGATCCATCGCGACATCCTGCGGGCGCGGCCGGACGTGATGGTCGTGCTGCATGCCCATCCGACCTTCGCCACCGCGCTGGCGGTGCATGGCCGCGGCATCCCGTCCTTCCATTACATGGTGGCGCTGGCCGGCGGCGATTCGGTCCGCTGCGCCCCTTACGCCACCTTCGGCACACAGGAGTTGTCGGACCACGCGCTGACGGCGCTGGAGGGACGGCTCGCCTGTCTTCTCGCCAACCACGGCATGATCGTGCTGGGGGCGAGCGTTCAGGCCGCCCTGTCCCTGGGCGTGGAGATCGAGACTCTGGCCCGGCAGTATCTCTATGCCCAGCAACTGGGCGAGCCCAGGATCCTGCCGCCCGACGAGATCGCGCGGGTGGCGGAGAAGATGCGGCGGATGAAGTACGGCCAACCGGTCGACGACAACGATGCACCGGAGGATACCGCGCGCCCGCGCCGCTGA
- a CDS encoding sensor histidine kinase produces MTVSARVSTGFGIALGLVVLLALVGFGWFYAAQRDIGAFSGRADLSQAAADADVSLRDLEVAVRDHLTYGDDQSLLDASWRHDTLRERLDTLSKGAVEIADRQGVDKAKSAFDDYWAAVQTVIALRGERSDQIAGVLEPMVAQTRRKLDQLKGAGGVDSTALASDAAIAVLLMQDHLTRYIDRRDPQDAEAMRAQLAVARDRLAEMNRYLWVPGTKQAIDEVTALLSKAGGVLTAIETAVAEEDTLRAEAMAANAAGIAANLGEIRRRAEARTQALRGTLADGLSGYTTVALWIGGAILLAGLLALWLVQRSVAAPMKTMATAVTALAAGRTDVTLPALSGQDEIAAMARAVETLRATAEETERERREAEVEHTRLQREKAMAEAASQAKSDFLVNMGQELHGPLTEIVNASQSLMTDLHRLGVDELATDVEHIQWTGEQLTTLVDALLDYAKIEAGAMDVCLQDFDINRLLTEARERSMPAADLYGNALELSAPAGLGQMHSDFTKVRQTLLNLLDNACKFTQEGTVTLSAEKVERNGASWYRFIVADTGRGFPSAQTGRLFQPFVQATGTGAVATRGQGKPRGAGLGLTLVGHYTAMLGGDIEVASEPGQGTRITIALPAVYEAPAEERALQVEAVGNAKPLLRVASLKPAGHLAGTSLMTQIGP; encoded by the coding sequence ATGACCGTGTCGGCCCGGGTCAGCACGGGCTTCGGTATCGCGCTCGGGCTCGTGGTCCTGCTGGCGCTGGTCGGCTTCGGCTGGTTTTATGCGGCCCAGCGCGACATCGGCGCCTTCTCCGGCCGCGCCGACCTGTCTCAGGCGGCGGCGGACGCCGATGTCAGCCTGCGCGACCTTGAGGTCGCCGTGCGCGACCATCTGACCTACGGCGACGACCAGAGCCTGCTCGACGCCTCCTGGCGGCACGATACGCTGCGCGAGCGGCTCGACACCTTGTCCAAGGGTGCGGTGGAGATCGCGGACCGGCAGGGCGTCGACAAGGCCAAGTCGGCGTTCGACGATTATTGGGCCGCAGTGCAGACGGTGATCGCCCTGCGCGGCGAGCGCAGCGACCAGATCGCCGGCGTGCTTGAACCGATGGTCGCCCAGACCCGCCGGAAGCTGGACCAGCTCAAGGGTGCGGGCGGCGTCGATTCGACCGCTTTGGCCAGCGACGCCGCCATCGCCGTGCTGCTGATGCAGGACCACCTGACCCGCTACATCGACCGCCGCGATCCGCAGGATGCGGAGGCGATGCGCGCCCAACTCGCCGTCGCCCGCGACCGGCTGGCCGAGATGAACCGCTACCTGTGGGTTCCCGGCACCAAGCAGGCGATCGACGAGGTTACGGCGTTGCTGTCCAAGGCCGGCGGCGTGCTGACCGCGATCGAAACGGCCGTCGCCGAAGAGGACACCCTGCGCGCCGAGGCGATGGCCGCCAACGCCGCCGGCATCGCCGCCAATCTGGGCGAGATCCGCCGCCGGGCGGAGGCGCGGACCCAGGCCCTGCGCGGCACGCTGGCCGACGGGCTGTCGGGCTACACCACAGTCGCGCTGTGGATCGGCGGTGCGATCCTGCTGGCCGGGCTGCTGGCGCTCTGGCTGGTCCAGCGCAGCGTGGCCGCGCCGATGAAGACCATGGCGACGGCGGTAACGGCGCTGGCCGCCGGCCGCACCGACGTGACGCTGCCGGCGCTGTCCGGTCAGGACGAGATCGCTGCCATGGCCCGCGCGGTCGAAACGCTGCGCGCCACCGCCGAGGAAACCGAACGCGAACGCCGGGAGGCGGAGGTGGAGCACACCCGCCTTCAGCGCGAGAAGGCGATGGCCGAGGCCGCAAGCCAGGCCAAGAGCGATTTCCTGGTCAATATGGGACAGGAACTGCATGGACCGCTGACCGAGATCGTCAACGCCAGCCAGTCGCTGATGACCGACCTGCACCGGCTGGGCGTCGACGAACTGGCGACCGACGTCGAGCATATCCAATGGACCGGGGAACAGCTGACCACCCTGGTCGATGCGCTGCTGGACTACGCGAAGATCGAAGCCGGGGCGATGGACGTCTGCCTGCAGGACTTCGACATCAACCGGCTGCTGACCGAAGCGCGCGAGCGGTCGATGCCCGCCGCCGACCTCTACGGCAACGCGCTGGAACTGTCCGCCCCCGCCGGGCTCGGGCAGATGCATTCCGACTTCACCAAGGTGCGGCAGACCCTGCTGAACCTGCTCGACAACGCGTGCAAGTTCACGCAGGAGGGCACCGTCACCCTGTCGGCGGAGAAGGTGGAGCGCAACGGCGCCAGCTGGTATCGCTTCATCGTGGCGGATACCGGCCGCGGATTTCCCAGCGCGCAGACCGGCCGGCTGTTCCAGCCCTTCGTCCAGGCGACCGGCACCGGCGCGGTGGCCACCCGTGGGCAGGGCAAGCCGCGCGGCGCCGGGCTCGGCCTGACCCTGGTCGGCCATTACACCGCGATGCTGGGCGGGGACATCGAAGTGGCGAGCGAGCCCGGCCAGGGAACCCGCATCACCATCGCCCTCCCCGCCGTCTATGAGGCTCCGGCCGAAGAACGTGCGCTGCAGGTCGAGGCGGTCGGAAACGCCAAGCCCCTGCTGCGGGTCGCGTCGCTGAAGCCGGCGGGACATCTCGCCGGCACCTCCCTGATGACCCAGATCGGGCCGTAA
- a CDS encoding DODA-type extradiol aromatic ring-opening family dioxygenase — translation MPSLAQSSLAQSSFAQPSAALFPSVFVSHGAPTLILETSAGRDFLAGLGRRLGRPSAILAVSAHWTTRDAAVSGAEAPETIHDFQGFPDALYRMRYPAPGAPALAERVAELTGAAIDPAQGLDHGAWVPLMLMYPKADIPVAQLSVMPRRSAADHIALGRRLESLRRDGVLILASGGAVHNLREFRFGGTSTAAWATGFAGWLDRTLEAGDSQALGDWLTASPDSRHAHPSDEHFLPLPVAFGAAGPKPRTERLHAGFEHGSLGMHAYAFTSGDIS, via the coding sequence ATGCCCTCTCTCGCCCAGTCCTCCCTTGCCCAGTCCTCCTTTGCCCAACCCTCCGCCGCCCTGTTCCCGTCGGTCTTCGTCTCCCACGGCGCCCCCACGCTGATCCTGGAGACCAGCGCCGGCCGCGACTTCCTGGCCGGGCTCGGTCGCAGGCTCGGCCGGCCGAGCGCCATCCTCGCGGTTTCCGCCCACTGGACGACCCGCGACGCCGCGGTCAGCGGCGCCGAGGCGCCGGAAACCATCCACGACTTCCAAGGCTTTCCCGACGCGCTTTACCGCATGCGCTATCCCGCCCCCGGCGCTCCGGCGCTGGCGGAGCGGGTCGCCGAATTGACCGGCGCGGCCATCGACCCGGCGCAAGGCCTGGACCATGGCGCCTGGGTGCCGCTGATGCTGATGTATCCGAAGGCCGATATCCCGGTGGCCCAGCTGTCGGTGATGCCCCGCCGCAGCGCCGCCGACCACATCGCGCTGGGGCGGCGGCTGGAATCGCTGCGGCGGGACGGGGTGCTGATCCTGGCCAGCGGCGGCGCGGTCCACAATCTGCGGGAATTCCGTTTCGGCGGGACCAGCACCGCGGCCTGGGCGACCGGCTTCGCCGGCTGGTTGGACCGGACGCTGGAGGCCGGGGACAGCCAGGCCCTCGGCGATTGGTTGACCGCAAGCCCGGATTCCCGCCACGCCCATCCCAGCGACGAGCATTTCCTGCCGCTGCCGGTGGCGTTCGGCGCCGCCGGCCCAAAGCCGCGGACCGAGCGGCTGCATGCCGGATTCGAGCATGGCAGCCTGGGCATGCACGCCTATGCCTTCACCTCCGGAGATATTTCCTGA
- a CDS encoding F0F1 ATP synthase subunit B, with protein sequence MNTAEFWVLAAFVIFVALVWKKASAAIGTALDGRAERVRAELDEAERLHKDAQALLNGYQRRLADAQKEAEAVLAYAREEAARLRAQAGTELEASLKRREAQAMDRIAQAEASALAEVRNLTVDIAIGASKRVLSGGLPPMQADKLIEQSISELPKHLH encoded by the coding sequence ATGAACACAGCTGAATTTTGGGTCCTGGCTGCCTTCGTCATCTTCGTGGCCCTGGTCTGGAAGAAGGCGTCGGCTGCCATCGGCACCGCTCTCGACGGCCGCGCCGAGCGTGTCCGTGCCGAACTGGACGAAGCCGAGCGTCTGCACAAGGACGCCCAGGCTCTGCTGAACGGCTACCAGCGCCGTCTGGCCGACGCCCAGAAGGAAGCGGAGGCCGTTCTGGCCTACGCCCGCGAGGAGGCCGCCCGCCTGCGGGCCCAGGCCGGCACCGAGCTGGAAGCGTCGCTGAAGCGTCGCGAGGCCCAGGCCATGGACCGCATCGCCCAGGCGGAAGCCTCGGCGCTGGCCGAGGTCCGCAACCTGACGGTCGACATCGCCATCGGCGCCAGCAAGCGCGTCCTGTCCGGCGGCCTGCCGCCGATGCAGGCCGACAAGCTGATCGAGCAGTCGATCAGCGAGTTGCCGAAGCACCTGCACTGA
- a CDS encoding ATPase has translation MPNLLAKGRLARWSGVAGASLVTLTTMASTVLAAAAEHAPNAAQGGEHASGGLPQLNPANFPTQIFWLALTFGVLYYLMSKKALPRVAEVIEARQERISRDLAKAAQLKEEAEAILAQVEKSLAGARSEAQGVIAQASADIEANNQARQAQLTADIAERLHSAEAAIATAKDQALANIRAESTGIVRDIADRLAGVDVDQAQADAAVAAVLEERRG, from the coding sequence ATGCCGAACCTGTTGGCCAAAGGCCGGCTGGCCCGCTGGTCGGGAGTGGCGGGCGCCTCGCTCGTCACCCTCACCACGATGGCCAGCACCGTCCTGGCGGCCGCGGCGGAGCACGCTCCGAACGCGGCGCAAGGCGGCGAGCACGCTTCCGGCGGCCTGCCGCAGCTCAATCCCGCCAATTTCCCGACCCAGATCTTCTGGCTGGCTCTGACCTTCGGCGTTCTCTATTACCTCATGTCCAAGAAGGCGCTTCCGCGCGTGGCAGAGGTTATTGAAGCGCGGCAGGAGCGCATCTCGCGCGATCTCGCCAAGGCGGCCCAGTTGAAGGAAGAGGCCGAGGCCATTCTGGCCCAGGTCGAGAAGTCCCTCGCCGGCGCCCGCAGCGAGGCCCAGGGCGTCATCGCCCAGGCCAGCGCCGATATCGAGGCGAACAACCAGGCCCGCCAGGCCCAGCTGACCGCCGACATCGCGGAGCGTCTGCACAGCGCCGAGGCGGCCATCGCCACGGCGAAGGACCAGGCTCTGGCCAACATCCGCGCCGAATCCACCGGGATCGTCCGCGATATCGCCGACCGTCTGGCCGGTGTCGATGTCGATCAGGCCCAGGCGGACGCCGCTGTCGCGGCCGTGCTTGAGGAGCGCCGGGGATGA
- a CDS encoding ATP synthase subunit C family protein codes for MEAEAAKYVGAGLAVTFALAGVGLGIGNIFSTLIGSIARNPAVQPKVFPIGILGFALTEAVALFALLIAFLILFA; via the coding sequence ATGGAAGCTGAAGCCGCCAAGTACGTCGGAGCCGGTCTGGCCGTCACATTCGCCCTCGCTGGTGTCGGCCTGGGTATCGGCAACATCTTCTCGACCCTGATCGGCTCGATCGCCCGCAACCCGGCCGTTCAGCCCAAGGTCTTCCCGATCGGCATTCTGGGCTTCGCGCTGACGGAAGCCGTCGCGCTGTTCGCTCTGCTGATCGCCTTCCTGATCCTGTTCGCCTAA